The genomic window CAAGCAGGAGGCCGAAGCTCAAGCCTGCGACGAGGCGGTTCAGGAGGTTCTGGCCGAAGTCCTGCTGCTGGACCACGATTCCCTTACCAAAGGCGAAAATCACGGACAGGTTGGAGGTTTGGCTGAACGTGACATCACGGGGATTGTCCTGGCCCTCGGCCAGGGTTATGCCCTCCGGCAAAGTAGAGGTGTCCAACTCGATGGTGTAGGTGCCCTGGACAGGGACACCGATGTTCCACGCTCCGTTTGCGCCGGAGGTGGCGTCACCTTCGAATCCATTGCCGGTGGCTTTGATCTTGACGCCGGGTATGGGTGCCCGGGCATCGTCGCGGAGGAACCCGCTGATGTTGTTTTGGTATGTCGTCGGTGACGGCGAAGGCGAAGGGGTGGTTGCCTGTGCCGAGGGGGCGGCGATCAACAGAGCGGCGATGAGGGACGCAAAAAATGCCCCTACCACTCTCTGTAGTCCCTTGGACCGTCTGATGGACGGGTCGCGCAGTGTGCTTCTCAAAATGGAAACCTCCACAGTGGGGGTGGTCCCGGCTGCGCCATTGCAGCCGGTGCGAACGGTAAATGGGGCTTGTGAACAGTTCTTGCCTAGCTGCCTCGATTGTGATCTAAGTCACCCATGTGTGGCCTATGTTACCGCCCGGTGAGCGGAATAAATGCCCTGTTCGGGGGTGCAAACATCGCGATCGGATAACAACTGTGAAGTTATAGGCAACTAATGATGTAGCTGCAGTTAAGTAAACCTTTGTTGTTCACGGGTGTTTCTAAACGGTCGGCGAAGTGCCGGCCACCACCACCCTGCCGCTTTAGGGTCACGGTTGCGTTTCGTCTGGGTGAACAAAGGAACTTTCCCTGCCGCGCGCGCGTGGTACTTGGTACCGTGACATATCACTTAGCCCTTTTTCAGGAGGACACCCGTAATGGCACTTGGCGGAAACCCAGTCTTCAACGGAAAGAATTTCCGTGGAGCAAAGCAGGCCCCGCCTGTACCGCAGAACCCGTACGGCCAGCAGTTTAACCAAGCACCTGGCCGGGCACCGAGCCAGGTGATGGACGGCCAGGCCGCTTGGTCTGCACAGCAGCAGAACATGACCAATGAGCAGCTGCAGCAGATGTACAACCAGCCGGCTGCCGGCCCCGCCGACACCGGCCGCATGACCTATGACGACGTCATCATGAAGACCGTCGCTTGCCTTGTGGTCCTGGTGATCGGTGCCGGCGTGACGCTCTTCGTAGCTCCCGCCCTCTCCACCATGCTCATGATCGTTGGTGCCTTGGGCGGATTCGTCCTGGCACTGGTCAACACGTTCAAGAAGCAGCCTTCGCCGGCCCTGATCCTTGCCTACGCCGGCCTTGAGGGCCTGTTCCTTGGTGGCCTGACCCGCATCCTCGACGGCATGTACCCGGGTGTCGGTCTCCAGGCTGTTATCGGAACTCTTGCAGTCTTCGGCGTCACTTTGGTGCTCTTCAAGAGCGGCAAGGTCCGCGCCACCCCCAAGATGGTGCGCTTCTTCATGATTG from Arthrobacter sp. StoSoilB20 includes these protein-coding regions:
- a CDS encoding Bax inhibitor-1/YccA family protein, translated to MALGGNPVFNGKNFRGAKQAPPVPQNPYGQQFNQAPGRAPSQVMDGQAAWSAQQQNMTNEQLQQMYNQPAAGPADTGRMTYDDVIMKTVACLVVLVIGAGVTLFVAPALSTMLMIVGALGGFVLALVNTFKKQPSPALILAYAGLEGLFLGGLTRILDGMYPGVGLQAVIGTLAVFGVTLVLFKSGKVRATPKMVRFFMIATIGYAVFALINMVMMWTGAVQEPFGLRTSMTIAGIPLGVFIGILAIGLAAFSLIMDFTSIEQGVRAGAPERYSWVAAFGLTVTLVWLYVEIIRLLAILRGDD